A genomic region of Sulfobacillus acidophilus DSM 10332 contains the following coding sequences:
- a CDS encoding 3'(2'),5'-bisphosphate nucleotidase (PFAM: Inositol monophosphatase family~TIGRFAM: 3'(2'),5'-bisphosphate nucleotidase, bacterial~COGs: COG1218 3'-Phosphoadenosine 5'-phosphosulfate (PAPS) 3'-phosphatase~InterPro IPR000760~KEGG: xca:xccb100_1271 sulfite synthesis pathway protein~PFAM: Inositol monophosphatase~PRIAM: 3'(2'),5'-bisphosphate nucleotidase~SPTR: Sulfite synthesis pathway protein) translates to MNPTDWANRLEPALAAAERLILAVYERAEIPRRLKADQSPVTEADHGSSQILVEALRRLTPEIPVISEEAEWSGESVPRFWVIDPLDGTKEFIAHRGEFTMNLALIDGGKPVWGLIAVPLSGRRYVAWDRQAYRVEPDGSWHRLNPLMPPHNGLRVAASHSHPELVRAWCREQAVPIRELREAGSALKFVWMAEGEIDIYPRLKPTMAWDTAAGQVLVESLGGHVLRWPLGTSLTYYSDQMVNPSFVASTPGVPVKFVGN, encoded by the coding sequence ATGAACCCCACGGATTGGGCTAATCGGCTGGAGCCGGCTCTGGCCGCAGCCGAACGGTTGATTCTGGCCGTCTATGAAAGGGCGGAGATACCCCGCCGGTTGAAAGCCGACCAATCGCCGGTTACGGAAGCCGATCACGGGTCCAGCCAGATTCTGGTCGAGGCTTTACGGCGGTTAACACCCGAGATCCCGGTGATTTCGGAGGAAGCCGAATGGTCAGGGGAATCCGTGCCGCGGTTTTGGGTCATCGATCCGCTGGACGGGACGAAAGAATTTATCGCCCATCGCGGCGAATTTACGATGAATCTCGCCTTGATCGACGGCGGCAAACCGGTGTGGGGCCTGATTGCCGTGCCCCTTAGCGGCCGCCGCTATGTGGCTTGGGATCGGCAAGCCTATCGGGTGGAGCCGGACGGGTCTTGGCACCGGCTCAACCCGTTAATGCCTCCGCACAACGGACTTCGGGTGGCGGCCAGTCATAGCCATCCGGAGTTGGTCCGGGCCTGGTGTCGAGAGCAGGCGGTCCCGATACGGGAATTGCGAGAAGCCGGGAGTGCCTTAAAGTTCGTGTGGATGGCCGAAGGCGAAATTGATATTTATCCCCGGCTGAAACCCACCATGGCTTGGGATACGGCCGCCGGTCAAGTTCTGGTGGAAAGCCTCGGAGGCCACGTTCTGCGTTGGCCGTTAGGCACCTCGTTGACCTATTATTCGGATCAGATGGTTAACCCGTCATTTGTGGCCAGTACTCCTGGCGTCCCCGTGAAGTTTGTGGGAAATTAA
- a CDS encoding hypothetical protein (InterPro IPR006311~KEGG: afr:AFE_3151 hypothetical protein~SPTR: Putative uncharacterized protein), with amino-acid sequence MENKPEYGASEGQNGVPEELQWSRRQFITGTVGAAAAGIVALVGRTPIVTAARSIFGSPVSTGLVHLYAEDFYFVPNYMTWRVGDQMTLRFHNMSLTRFHELQIGRHVSTQNTVFGTENANGFLEDFWQDMPVTLSNPYLIDNFVIAQAKPTYEGPVSDFMVTPGFPFSPTLKPGGHIDISFTVPDKPGIWNYGCFVQAAMHWRFGMQGTLNIIRA; translated from the coding sequence GTGGAAAACAAACCGGAATACGGTGCGTCCGAAGGACAAAATGGCGTTCCTGAAGAATTGCAATGGAGTCGTCGGCAATTCATTACGGGAACGGTCGGGGCGGCAGCCGCTGGAATTGTCGCTCTAGTGGGTCGCACACCGATTGTTACGGCGGCCCGGAGCATTTTCGGCTCACCGGTATCCACTGGCTTAGTTCACTTGTATGCGGAAGACTTTTATTTTGTGCCGAATTACATGACCTGGCGTGTCGGCGATCAGATGACACTACGCTTTCATAATATGAGCCTCACCCGGTTTCATGAATTGCAAATCGGCCGACACGTGAGCACTCAGAACACCGTGTTCGGCACCGAAAACGCCAACGGGTTTCTGGAGGACTTCTGGCAAGATATGCCGGTTACCTTATCGAATCCTTATCTGATTGACAACTTTGTGATCGCTCAGGCTAAACCGACTTATGAAGGCCCCGTTAGTGACTTCATGGTGACACCGGGATTTCCTTTCAGTCCGACTTTAAAGCCCGGCGGTCATATTGATATCAGCTTCACCGTTCCGGATAAGCCGGGAATTTGGAATTACGGTTGCTTTGTCCAGGCTGCGATGCACTGGCGGTTTGGCATGCAAGGCACCCTCAACATTATCCGGGCTTAA